A single region of the Panthera tigris isolate Pti1 chromosome B1, P.tigris_Pti1_mat1.1, whole genome shotgun sequence genome encodes:
- the JADE1 gene encoding protein Jade-1 isoform X5, whose amino-acid sequence MKRGRLPSSSEDSDDNGSLSTTWSQNSRSQHRRGSCSRHEDRKPSEVFRTDLITAMKLHDSYQLNPDEYYVLADPWRQEWEKGVQVPVSPGTIPQPVARVVSEEKSLMFIRPKKYIVSPGSEPPELGYVDIRTLADSVCRYDLNDMDAAWLELTNEEFKEMGMPELDEYTMERVLEEFEQRCYDNMNHAIETEEGLGIEYDEDVVCDVCQSPDGEDGNEMVFCDKCNICVHQACYGILKVPEGSWLCRTCALGVQPKCLLCPKKGGAMKPTRSGTKWVHVSCALWIPEVSIGSPEKMEPITKVSHIPSSRWALVCSLCNEKFGASIQCSVKNCRTAFHVTCAFDRGLEMKTILAENDEVKFKSYCPKHSSHRKPEESLGEGATQENGASECSPRNPLEPFASLEQNQEEAHRVSVRKQKLQQLEDEFYTFVNLLDVARALRLPEEVVDFLYQYWKLKRKVNFNKPLITPKKDEEDNLAKREQDVLFRRLQLFTHLRQDLERVRNLTYMVTRREKIKRSVCKVQEQIFNLYTKLLEQERVSGVPSSSCSSSSLENMLLFNSPSVGPDAPKIEDLKWHSAFFRKQMGTSLVHSLKKPHKRDPLQNSTGSGGKALLKQPDLCGRREGMVVPESFLSFEKTFAEARLLSAQQKNGVVVPDHGDRRDHRFHCDLSKGDLKDRPCKQSHKPLRSTDMSQRHLDSTRATTSPGGGQSAPGTRKEIVPKCNGSLIRVNYNQTAVKVPTTPASPVKNWGGFRIPKKGERQQQGEAHEGACHQHSDYPYLGLGRVPAKERAKNKLKSDNENDGYVPDVEMSDSESEASEKKCIHASSTINRRTDIIRRSILAS is encoded by the exons gCCTCTCAACTACTTGGTCACAGAATTCCCGATCTCAGCACAGGAGAGGTTCGTGCTCCAGACATGAAGATCGAAAACCTTCAGAG gtGTTTAGGACAGACCTGATCACCGCTATGAAGTTGCATGACTCCTATCAGCTGAACCCAGATGAGTACTATGTGTTGGCAGATCCCTGGAGACAGGAGTGGGAGAAAGGAGTCCAGGTGCCTGTGAGCCCTGGGACCATCCCTCAGCCTGTGGCCAG GGTCGTGTCTGAAGAGAAATCCCTCATGTTCATCAGGCCCAAGAAATACATTGTCTCACCGGGCTCCGAGCCTCCAGAGTTGGGCTATGTTGATATCCGGACGCTGGCTGACAGTGTGTGTCGTTACGACCTCAACGACATGGATGCTGCATGGCTGGAACTGACCAATGAGGAATTTAAGGAGATGG GAATGCCTGAGTTAGATGAATACACCATGGAGAGGGTCCTGGAGGAATTTGAACAGCGATGCTATGACAATATGAATCATGCCATAGAGACCGAAGAAGGCCTGGGGATTGAATATGATGAAGATGTTGTCTGTGATGTCTGCCAGTCACCTGATGGTGAGGATGGCAATGAGATGGTGTTCTGTGACAAATGCAACATCTGTGTGCACCAG GCCTGTTATGGAATCCTCAAGGTCCCAGAGGGTAGTTGGCTATGCCGGACATGTGCCCTAGGGGTTCAGCCAAAGTGTTTGCTGTGTCCCAAGAAAGGCGGAGCTATGAAGCCTACCCGCAGTGGCACCAAATGGGTCCATGTCAGCTGTGCTCTGTGGATCCCTGAG GTGAGCATTGGCAGCCCCGAGAAGATGGAACCCATCACGAAGGTGTCTCACATCCCCAGCAGTCGGTGGGCGCTGGTGTGTAGCCTCTGCAATGAGAAGTTTGGGGCCTCCATACAG TGCTCTGTGAAGAACTGCCGCACAGCCTTTCACGTGACCTGTGCTTTCGACCGGGGCCTGGAGATGAAGACCATCTTGGCGGAGAACGATGAAGTCAAGTTCAAGTCCTACTGCCCAAAGCACAGCTCACATAGAAAACCCGAGGAGAGCCTCGGTGAGGGGGCCACTCAGGAGAATGGGGCCTCTGAGTGTTCCCCTCGGAATCCGCTGGAGCCTTTTGCCAGCCTTGAGCAGAATCAAGAAGAGGCCCACCGGGTGAGTGTCCGTAAGCAGAAGCTGCAGCAGCTGGAAGATGAGTTCTACACCTTCGTCAACCTGCTGGATGTTGCCAGGGCCCTGCGGCTGCCTGAGGAAGTAGTGGATTTCCTGTACCAGTACTGGAAGTTGAAGAGGAAGGTCAACTTCAACAAGCCCTTGATCACTCCAAAGAAAGACGAAGAGGACAATCTAGCGAAGCGGGAGCAGGATGTCTTGTTTAGGAGGCTGCAGCTGTTCACTCATCTGCGGCAGGACCTGGAGAGG GTTCGGAACCTCACTTACATGGTGACCCGCAGGGAAAAGATTAAGCGATCTGTGTGCAAAGTCCAGGAACAGATATTCAATCTTTACACTAAGCTCTTGGAGCAAGAAAGAGTTTCAG GTGTGCCTTCATCTTCCTGCTCCTCGTCCTCACTGGAAAACATGCTTTTGTTCAACAGTCCTTCTGTGGGCCCTGATGCTCCCAAGATAGAGGACTTGAAGTGGCATTCTGCGTTCTTCAGGAAGCAAATGGGTACTTCCTTGGTTCATTCGCTGAAAAAGCCCCATAAGCGAGATCCATTGCAGAACAGCACTGGGAGTGGAGGCAAAGCCCTGCTGAAGCAGCCAGACCTGTGTGGTAGAAGGGAGGGGATGGTGGTCCCAGAGAGCTTTTTGAGTTTTGAAAAGACCTTTGCAGAAGCGCGTCTCCTGTCAGCACAACAGAAAAATGGTGTGGTGGTGCCCGACCACGGGGACAGAAGAGACCATCGTTTCCATTGTGATCTCAGTAAGGGAGACTTAAAGGACAGACCTTGTAAACAGAGTCACAAGCCTCTCAGGTCCACAGACATGTCCCAGAGGCATCTGGACAGCACACGAGCTACCACCTCCCCTGGAGGGGGGCAGTCAGCACCCGGCACAAGGAAGGAGATAGTGCCCAAGTGCAACGGCTCCCTAATCAGAGTAAACTATAACCAGACTGCAGTCAAAGTGCCTACAACGCCTGCCAGCCCGGTGAAGAACTGGGGAGGATTCCGGATTCCAAAGAAGGGGGAACGGCAGCAGCAGGGAGAGGCCCATGAGGGGGCCTGCCACCAGCACTCAGACTACCCCTATCTGGGCCTAGGCAGAGTTCCAGCTAAGGAAAGGgccaaaaacaaattaaaatctgACAATGAGAATGACGGGTATGTCCCTGATGTAGAGATGAGTGACTCAGAGAGTGAGGCATCAGAGAAGAAATGTATACACGCCAGCAGCACCATCAACAGGAGGACAGACATTATCAGGAGAAGCATCTTGGCCTCTTGA
- the JADE1 gene encoding protein Jade-1 isoform X1, translated as MHFLYLRRQAWACCLLFPGEIMKRGRLPSSSEDSDDNGSLSTTWSQNSRSQHRRGSCSRHEDRKPSEVFRTDLITAMKLHDSYQLNPDEYYVLADPWRQEWEKGVQVPVSPGTIPQPVARVVSEEKSLMFIRPKKYIVSPGSEPPELGYVDIRTLADSVCRYDLNDMDAAWLELTNEEFKEMGMPELDEYTMERVLEEFEQRCYDNMNHAIETEEGLGIEYDEDVVCDVCQSPDGEDGNEMVFCDKCNICVHQACYGILKVPEGSWLCRTCALGVQPKCLLCPKKGGAMKPTRSGTKWVHVSCALWIPEVSIGSPEKMEPITKVSHIPSSRWALVCSLCNEKFGASIQCSVKNCRTAFHVTCAFDRGLEMKTILAENDEVKFKSYCPKHSSHRKPEESLGEGATQENGASECSPRNPLEPFASLEQNQEEAHRVSVRKQKLQQLEDEFYTFVNLLDVARALRLPEEVVDFLYQYWKLKRKVNFNKPLITPKKDEEDNLAKREQDVLFRRLQLFTHLRQDLERVRNLTYMVTRREKIKRSVCKVQEQIFNLYTKLLEQERVSGVPSSSCSSSSLENMLLFNSPSVGPDAPKIEDLKWHSAFFRKQMGTSLVHSLKKPHKRDPLQNSTGSGGKALLKQPDLCGRREGMVVPESFLSFEKTFAEARLLSAQQKNGVVVPDHGDRRDHRFHCDLSKGDLKDRPCKQSHKPLRSTDMSQRHLDSTRATTSPGGGQSAPGTRKEIVPKCNGSLIRVNYNQTAVKVPTTPASPVKNWGGFRIPKKGERQQQGEAHEGACHQHSDYPYLGLGRVPAKERAKNKLKSDNENDGYVPDVEMSDSESEASEKKCIHASSTINRRTDIIRRSILAS; from the exons gCCTCTCAACTACTTGGTCACAGAATTCCCGATCTCAGCACAGGAGAGGTTCGTGCTCCAGACATGAAGATCGAAAACCTTCAGAG gtGTTTAGGACAGACCTGATCACCGCTATGAAGTTGCATGACTCCTATCAGCTGAACCCAGATGAGTACTATGTGTTGGCAGATCCCTGGAGACAGGAGTGGGAGAAAGGAGTCCAGGTGCCTGTGAGCCCTGGGACCATCCCTCAGCCTGTGGCCAG GGTCGTGTCTGAAGAGAAATCCCTCATGTTCATCAGGCCCAAGAAATACATTGTCTCACCGGGCTCCGAGCCTCCAGAGTTGGGCTATGTTGATATCCGGACGCTGGCTGACAGTGTGTGTCGTTACGACCTCAACGACATGGATGCTGCATGGCTGGAACTGACCAATGAGGAATTTAAGGAGATGG GAATGCCTGAGTTAGATGAATACACCATGGAGAGGGTCCTGGAGGAATTTGAACAGCGATGCTATGACAATATGAATCATGCCATAGAGACCGAAGAAGGCCTGGGGATTGAATATGATGAAGATGTTGTCTGTGATGTCTGCCAGTCACCTGATGGTGAGGATGGCAATGAGATGGTGTTCTGTGACAAATGCAACATCTGTGTGCACCAG GCCTGTTATGGAATCCTCAAGGTCCCAGAGGGTAGTTGGCTATGCCGGACATGTGCCCTAGGGGTTCAGCCAAAGTGTTTGCTGTGTCCCAAGAAAGGCGGAGCTATGAAGCCTACCCGCAGTGGCACCAAATGGGTCCATGTCAGCTGTGCTCTGTGGATCCCTGAG GTGAGCATTGGCAGCCCCGAGAAGATGGAACCCATCACGAAGGTGTCTCACATCCCCAGCAGTCGGTGGGCGCTGGTGTGTAGCCTCTGCAATGAGAAGTTTGGGGCCTCCATACAG TGCTCTGTGAAGAACTGCCGCACAGCCTTTCACGTGACCTGTGCTTTCGACCGGGGCCTGGAGATGAAGACCATCTTGGCGGAGAACGATGAAGTCAAGTTCAAGTCCTACTGCCCAAAGCACAGCTCACATAGAAAACCCGAGGAGAGCCTCGGTGAGGGGGCCACTCAGGAGAATGGGGCCTCTGAGTGTTCCCCTCGGAATCCGCTGGAGCCTTTTGCCAGCCTTGAGCAGAATCAAGAAGAGGCCCACCGGGTGAGTGTCCGTAAGCAGAAGCTGCAGCAGCTGGAAGATGAGTTCTACACCTTCGTCAACCTGCTGGATGTTGCCAGGGCCCTGCGGCTGCCTGAGGAAGTAGTGGATTTCCTGTACCAGTACTGGAAGTTGAAGAGGAAGGTCAACTTCAACAAGCCCTTGATCACTCCAAAGAAAGACGAAGAGGACAATCTAGCGAAGCGGGAGCAGGATGTCTTGTTTAGGAGGCTGCAGCTGTTCACTCATCTGCGGCAGGACCTGGAGAGG GTTCGGAACCTCACTTACATGGTGACCCGCAGGGAAAAGATTAAGCGATCTGTGTGCAAAGTCCAGGAACAGATATTCAATCTTTACACTAAGCTCTTGGAGCAAGAAAGAGTTTCAG GTGTGCCTTCATCTTCCTGCTCCTCGTCCTCACTGGAAAACATGCTTTTGTTCAACAGTCCTTCTGTGGGCCCTGATGCTCCCAAGATAGAGGACTTGAAGTGGCATTCTGCGTTCTTCAGGAAGCAAATGGGTACTTCCTTGGTTCATTCGCTGAAAAAGCCCCATAAGCGAGATCCATTGCAGAACAGCACTGGGAGTGGAGGCAAAGCCCTGCTGAAGCAGCCAGACCTGTGTGGTAGAAGGGAGGGGATGGTGGTCCCAGAGAGCTTTTTGAGTTTTGAAAAGACCTTTGCAGAAGCGCGTCTCCTGTCAGCACAACAGAAAAATGGTGTGGTGGTGCCCGACCACGGGGACAGAAGAGACCATCGTTTCCATTGTGATCTCAGTAAGGGAGACTTAAAGGACAGACCTTGTAAACAGAGTCACAAGCCTCTCAGGTCCACAGACATGTCCCAGAGGCATCTGGACAGCACACGAGCTACCACCTCCCCTGGAGGGGGGCAGTCAGCACCCGGCACAAGGAAGGAGATAGTGCCCAAGTGCAACGGCTCCCTAATCAGAGTAAACTATAACCAGACTGCAGTCAAAGTGCCTACAACGCCTGCCAGCCCGGTGAAGAACTGGGGAGGATTCCGGATTCCAAAGAAGGGGGAACGGCAGCAGCAGGGAGAGGCCCATGAGGGGGCCTGCCACCAGCACTCAGACTACCCCTATCTGGGCCTAGGCAGAGTTCCAGCTAAGGAAAGGgccaaaaacaaattaaaatctgACAATGAGAATGACGGGTATGTCCCTGATGTAGAGATGAGTGACTCAGAGAGTGAGGCATCAGAGAAGAAATGTATACACGCCAGCAGCACCATCAACAGGAGGACAGACATTATCAGGAGAAGCATCTTGGCCTCTTGA
- the JADE1 gene encoding protein Jade-1 isoform X3: MRKLKNGCLLFPGEIMKRGRLPSSSEDSDDNGSLSTTWSQNSRSQHRRGSCSRHEDRKPSEVFRTDLITAMKLHDSYQLNPDEYYVLADPWRQEWEKGVQVPVSPGTIPQPVARVVSEEKSLMFIRPKKYIVSPGSEPPELGYVDIRTLADSVCRYDLNDMDAAWLELTNEEFKEMGMPELDEYTMERVLEEFEQRCYDNMNHAIETEEGLGIEYDEDVVCDVCQSPDGEDGNEMVFCDKCNICVHQACYGILKVPEGSWLCRTCALGVQPKCLLCPKKGGAMKPTRSGTKWVHVSCALWIPEVSIGSPEKMEPITKVSHIPSSRWALVCSLCNEKFGASIQCSVKNCRTAFHVTCAFDRGLEMKTILAENDEVKFKSYCPKHSSHRKPEESLGEGATQENGASECSPRNPLEPFASLEQNQEEAHRVSVRKQKLQQLEDEFYTFVNLLDVARALRLPEEVVDFLYQYWKLKRKVNFNKPLITPKKDEEDNLAKREQDVLFRRLQLFTHLRQDLERVRNLTYMVTRREKIKRSVCKVQEQIFNLYTKLLEQERVSGVPSSSCSSSSLENMLLFNSPSVGPDAPKIEDLKWHSAFFRKQMGTSLVHSLKKPHKRDPLQNSTGSGGKALLKQPDLCGRREGMVVPESFLSFEKTFAEARLLSAQQKNGVVVPDHGDRRDHRFHCDLSKGDLKDRPCKQSHKPLRSTDMSQRHLDSTRATTSPGGGQSAPGTRKEIVPKCNGSLIRVNYNQTAVKVPTTPASPVKNWGGFRIPKKGERQQQGEAHEGACHQHSDYPYLGLGRVPAKERAKNKLKSDNENDGYVPDVEMSDSESEASEKKCIHASSTINRRTDIIRRSILAS, translated from the exons gCCTCTCAACTACTTGGTCACAGAATTCCCGATCTCAGCACAGGAGAGGTTCGTGCTCCAGACATGAAGATCGAAAACCTTCAGAG gtGTTTAGGACAGACCTGATCACCGCTATGAAGTTGCATGACTCCTATCAGCTGAACCCAGATGAGTACTATGTGTTGGCAGATCCCTGGAGACAGGAGTGGGAGAAAGGAGTCCAGGTGCCTGTGAGCCCTGGGACCATCCCTCAGCCTGTGGCCAG GGTCGTGTCTGAAGAGAAATCCCTCATGTTCATCAGGCCCAAGAAATACATTGTCTCACCGGGCTCCGAGCCTCCAGAGTTGGGCTATGTTGATATCCGGACGCTGGCTGACAGTGTGTGTCGTTACGACCTCAACGACATGGATGCTGCATGGCTGGAACTGACCAATGAGGAATTTAAGGAGATGG GAATGCCTGAGTTAGATGAATACACCATGGAGAGGGTCCTGGAGGAATTTGAACAGCGATGCTATGACAATATGAATCATGCCATAGAGACCGAAGAAGGCCTGGGGATTGAATATGATGAAGATGTTGTCTGTGATGTCTGCCAGTCACCTGATGGTGAGGATGGCAATGAGATGGTGTTCTGTGACAAATGCAACATCTGTGTGCACCAG GCCTGTTATGGAATCCTCAAGGTCCCAGAGGGTAGTTGGCTATGCCGGACATGTGCCCTAGGGGTTCAGCCAAAGTGTTTGCTGTGTCCCAAGAAAGGCGGAGCTATGAAGCCTACCCGCAGTGGCACCAAATGGGTCCATGTCAGCTGTGCTCTGTGGATCCCTGAG GTGAGCATTGGCAGCCCCGAGAAGATGGAACCCATCACGAAGGTGTCTCACATCCCCAGCAGTCGGTGGGCGCTGGTGTGTAGCCTCTGCAATGAGAAGTTTGGGGCCTCCATACAG TGCTCTGTGAAGAACTGCCGCACAGCCTTTCACGTGACCTGTGCTTTCGACCGGGGCCTGGAGATGAAGACCATCTTGGCGGAGAACGATGAAGTCAAGTTCAAGTCCTACTGCCCAAAGCACAGCTCACATAGAAAACCCGAGGAGAGCCTCGGTGAGGGGGCCACTCAGGAGAATGGGGCCTCTGAGTGTTCCCCTCGGAATCCGCTGGAGCCTTTTGCCAGCCTTGAGCAGAATCAAGAAGAGGCCCACCGGGTGAGTGTCCGTAAGCAGAAGCTGCAGCAGCTGGAAGATGAGTTCTACACCTTCGTCAACCTGCTGGATGTTGCCAGGGCCCTGCGGCTGCCTGAGGAAGTAGTGGATTTCCTGTACCAGTACTGGAAGTTGAAGAGGAAGGTCAACTTCAACAAGCCCTTGATCACTCCAAAGAAAGACGAAGAGGACAATCTAGCGAAGCGGGAGCAGGATGTCTTGTTTAGGAGGCTGCAGCTGTTCACTCATCTGCGGCAGGACCTGGAGAGG GTTCGGAACCTCACTTACATGGTGACCCGCAGGGAAAAGATTAAGCGATCTGTGTGCAAAGTCCAGGAACAGATATTCAATCTTTACACTAAGCTCTTGGAGCAAGAAAGAGTTTCAG GTGTGCCTTCATCTTCCTGCTCCTCGTCCTCACTGGAAAACATGCTTTTGTTCAACAGTCCTTCTGTGGGCCCTGATGCTCCCAAGATAGAGGACTTGAAGTGGCATTCTGCGTTCTTCAGGAAGCAAATGGGTACTTCCTTGGTTCATTCGCTGAAAAAGCCCCATAAGCGAGATCCATTGCAGAACAGCACTGGGAGTGGAGGCAAAGCCCTGCTGAAGCAGCCAGACCTGTGTGGTAGAAGGGAGGGGATGGTGGTCCCAGAGAGCTTTTTGAGTTTTGAAAAGACCTTTGCAGAAGCGCGTCTCCTGTCAGCACAACAGAAAAATGGTGTGGTGGTGCCCGACCACGGGGACAGAAGAGACCATCGTTTCCATTGTGATCTCAGTAAGGGAGACTTAAAGGACAGACCTTGTAAACAGAGTCACAAGCCTCTCAGGTCCACAGACATGTCCCAGAGGCATCTGGACAGCACACGAGCTACCACCTCCCCTGGAGGGGGGCAGTCAGCACCCGGCACAAGGAAGGAGATAGTGCCCAAGTGCAACGGCTCCCTAATCAGAGTAAACTATAACCAGACTGCAGTCAAAGTGCCTACAACGCCTGCCAGCCCGGTGAAGAACTGGGGAGGATTCCGGATTCCAAAGAAGGGGGAACGGCAGCAGCAGGGAGAGGCCCATGAGGGGGCCTGCCACCAGCACTCAGACTACCCCTATCTGGGCCTAGGCAGAGTTCCAGCTAAGGAAAGGgccaaaaacaaattaaaatctgACAATGAGAATGACGGGTATGTCCCTGATGTAGAGATGAGTGACTCAGAGAGTGAGGCATCAGAGAAGAAATGTATACACGCCAGCAGCACCATCAACAGGAGGACAGACATTATCAGGAGAAGCATCTTGGCCTCTTGA
- the JADE1 gene encoding protein Jade-1 isoform X4 — protein MAELWIVISGQLTALISILTFFSCTSLSTTWSQNSRSQHRRGSCSRHEDRKPSEVFRTDLITAMKLHDSYQLNPDEYYVLADPWRQEWEKGVQVPVSPGTIPQPVARVVSEEKSLMFIRPKKYIVSPGSEPPELGYVDIRTLADSVCRYDLNDMDAAWLELTNEEFKEMGMPELDEYTMERVLEEFEQRCYDNMNHAIETEEGLGIEYDEDVVCDVCQSPDGEDGNEMVFCDKCNICVHQACYGILKVPEGSWLCRTCALGVQPKCLLCPKKGGAMKPTRSGTKWVHVSCALWIPEVSIGSPEKMEPITKVSHIPSSRWALVCSLCNEKFGASIQCSVKNCRTAFHVTCAFDRGLEMKTILAENDEVKFKSYCPKHSSHRKPEESLGEGATQENGASECSPRNPLEPFASLEQNQEEAHRVSVRKQKLQQLEDEFYTFVNLLDVARALRLPEEVVDFLYQYWKLKRKVNFNKPLITPKKDEEDNLAKREQDVLFRRLQLFTHLRQDLERVRNLTYMVTRREKIKRSVCKVQEQIFNLYTKLLEQERVSGVPSSSCSSSSLENMLLFNSPSVGPDAPKIEDLKWHSAFFRKQMGTSLVHSLKKPHKRDPLQNSTGSGGKALLKQPDLCGRREGMVVPESFLSFEKTFAEARLLSAQQKNGVVVPDHGDRRDHRFHCDLSKGDLKDRPCKQSHKPLRSTDMSQRHLDSTRATTSPGGGQSAPGTRKEIVPKCNGSLIRVNYNQTAVKVPTTPASPVKNWGGFRIPKKGERQQQGEAHEGACHQHSDYPYLGLGRVPAKERAKNKLKSDNENDGYVPDVEMSDSESEASEKKCIHASSTINRRTDIIRRSILAS, from the exons GAATTATGGATTGTTATCTCAGGCCAATTAACAGCTCTGATCAGCatccttacatttttttcctgtacaa gCCTCTCAACTACTTGGTCACAGAATTCCCGATCTCAGCACAGGAGAGGTTCGTGCTCCAGACATGAAGATCGAAAACCTTCAGAG gtGTTTAGGACAGACCTGATCACCGCTATGAAGTTGCATGACTCCTATCAGCTGAACCCAGATGAGTACTATGTGTTGGCAGATCCCTGGAGACAGGAGTGGGAGAAAGGAGTCCAGGTGCCTGTGAGCCCTGGGACCATCCCTCAGCCTGTGGCCAG GGTCGTGTCTGAAGAGAAATCCCTCATGTTCATCAGGCCCAAGAAATACATTGTCTCACCGGGCTCCGAGCCTCCAGAGTTGGGCTATGTTGATATCCGGACGCTGGCTGACAGTGTGTGTCGTTACGACCTCAACGACATGGATGCTGCATGGCTGGAACTGACCAATGAGGAATTTAAGGAGATGG GAATGCCTGAGTTAGATGAATACACCATGGAGAGGGTCCTGGAGGAATTTGAACAGCGATGCTATGACAATATGAATCATGCCATAGAGACCGAAGAAGGCCTGGGGATTGAATATGATGAAGATGTTGTCTGTGATGTCTGCCAGTCACCTGATGGTGAGGATGGCAATGAGATGGTGTTCTGTGACAAATGCAACATCTGTGTGCACCAG GCCTGTTATGGAATCCTCAAGGTCCCAGAGGGTAGTTGGCTATGCCGGACATGTGCCCTAGGGGTTCAGCCAAAGTGTTTGCTGTGTCCCAAGAAAGGCGGAGCTATGAAGCCTACCCGCAGTGGCACCAAATGGGTCCATGTCAGCTGTGCTCTGTGGATCCCTGAG GTGAGCATTGGCAGCCCCGAGAAGATGGAACCCATCACGAAGGTGTCTCACATCCCCAGCAGTCGGTGGGCGCTGGTGTGTAGCCTCTGCAATGAGAAGTTTGGGGCCTCCATACAG TGCTCTGTGAAGAACTGCCGCACAGCCTTTCACGTGACCTGTGCTTTCGACCGGGGCCTGGAGATGAAGACCATCTTGGCGGAGAACGATGAAGTCAAGTTCAAGTCCTACTGCCCAAAGCACAGCTCACATAGAAAACCCGAGGAGAGCCTCGGTGAGGGGGCCACTCAGGAGAATGGGGCCTCTGAGTGTTCCCCTCGGAATCCGCTGGAGCCTTTTGCCAGCCTTGAGCAGAATCAAGAAGAGGCCCACCGGGTGAGTGTCCGTAAGCAGAAGCTGCAGCAGCTGGAAGATGAGTTCTACACCTTCGTCAACCTGCTGGATGTTGCCAGGGCCCTGCGGCTGCCTGAGGAAGTAGTGGATTTCCTGTACCAGTACTGGAAGTTGAAGAGGAAGGTCAACTTCAACAAGCCCTTGATCACTCCAAAGAAAGACGAAGAGGACAATCTAGCGAAGCGGGAGCAGGATGTCTTGTTTAGGAGGCTGCAGCTGTTCACTCATCTGCGGCAGGACCTGGAGAGG GTTCGGAACCTCACTTACATGGTGACCCGCAGGGAAAAGATTAAGCGATCTGTGTGCAAAGTCCAGGAACAGATATTCAATCTTTACACTAAGCTCTTGGAGCAAGAAAGAGTTTCAG GTGTGCCTTCATCTTCCTGCTCCTCGTCCTCACTGGAAAACATGCTTTTGTTCAACAGTCCTTCTGTGGGCCCTGATGCTCCCAAGATAGAGGACTTGAAGTGGCATTCTGCGTTCTTCAGGAAGCAAATGGGTACTTCCTTGGTTCATTCGCTGAAAAAGCCCCATAAGCGAGATCCATTGCAGAACAGCACTGGGAGTGGAGGCAAAGCCCTGCTGAAGCAGCCAGACCTGTGTGGTAGAAGGGAGGGGATGGTGGTCCCAGAGAGCTTTTTGAGTTTTGAAAAGACCTTTGCAGAAGCGCGTCTCCTGTCAGCACAACAGAAAAATGGTGTGGTGGTGCCCGACCACGGGGACAGAAGAGACCATCGTTTCCATTGTGATCTCAGTAAGGGAGACTTAAAGGACAGACCTTGTAAACAGAGTCACAAGCCTCTCAGGTCCACAGACATGTCCCAGAGGCATCTGGACAGCACACGAGCTACCACCTCCCCTGGAGGGGGGCAGTCAGCACCCGGCACAAGGAAGGAGATAGTGCCCAAGTGCAACGGCTCCCTAATCAGAGTAAACTATAACCAGACTGCAGTCAAAGTGCCTACAACGCCTGCCAGCCCGGTGAAGAACTGGGGAGGATTCCGGATTCCAAAGAAGGGGGAACGGCAGCAGCAGGGAGAGGCCCATGAGGGGGCCTGCCACCAGCACTCAGACTACCCCTATCTGGGCCTAGGCAGAGTTCCAGCTAAGGAAAGGgccaaaaacaaattaaaatctgACAATGAGAATGACGGGTATGTCCCTGATGTAGAGATGAGTGACTCAGAGAGTGAGGCATCAGAGAAGAAATGTATACACGCCAGCAGCACCATCAACAGGAGGACAGACATTATCAGGAGAAGCATCTTGGCCTCTTGA